In Sphaeramia orbicularis chromosome 15, fSphaOr1.1, whole genome shotgun sequence, a single genomic region encodes these proteins:
- the actn2b gene encoding alpha-actinin-2b isoform X1 has translation MMMTQVETTVHYGNGYEDEYMMQEDEWDRDMLLDPAWEQQQRKTFTAWCNSHLRKAGTQIENIEEDFRNGLKLMLLLEVISGERLPKPDRGKMRFHKIANVNKALDFISSKGVKLVSIGAEEIVDGNVKMTLGMIWTIILRFAIQDISVEETSAKEGLLLWCQRKTAPYRNVNVQNFHVSWKDGLAFCALIHRHRPDLIDYSKLNKDDPLGNLNLAFDIAEKHLDIPKMLDAEDIINTPKPDERAIMTYVSCFYHAFAGAEQAETAANRICKVLGVNQENEKLMEEYERLASELLEWIRRTTPWLENRTPEKTMAEMQRKLEDFRDYRRKHKPPKVQEKCQLEINFNTLQTKLRISNRPAFMPSEGKMVSDIASAWQGLEQAEKGYEEWLLTEIRRLERLDHLAEKFRQKATNHENWASGKELTLSQKDYETTTLTEVRALLRKHEAFESDLAAHQDRVEQIAAIAQELNELDYHDVAAVNQRCQSICDLWDRLGTLTQKRREALERTEKLLETIDQLFLEFAKRSAPFNNWMEGAMEDLQDMFIVHTIEEVQSLIAAHEQFKATLPEADAERQAILGIHNEVQKISQSYGIKANIINPYSTITTEELLNKWDKVKKLVPQRDGALQEEMARQHAHERLRRQFAAQANLIGPWIQARMEEIGRCSLEIGGTLEDQMTQLKQCEHVIVAYKPNIDKLEGDHQLIQESLVFDNKHTNYTMEHIRVGWELLLTTIARTINEIETQILTRDAKGISQQQMNEFRSSFNHFDRKKNGAMETDDFRACLISMGYDLGEVEFARIMMLVDPSATGIVSFQSFIDFMTRETADTDTAEQVVASFRILAADKPYILVEELRRELPPEQAEYCISRMPGYKGHEAPPGALDYTAFSTALYGESDL, from the exons ATGATGATGACCCAGGTGGAGACCACGGTGCACTACGGGAACGGCTACGAGGATGAATATATGATGCAGGAGGATGAGTGGGACCGGGACATGCTCCTGGACCCGGCCTGGGAGCAACAGCAGAGAAAA ACCTTTACAGCCTGGTGTAACTCCCACCTCAGGAAAGCCGGTACTCAAATTGAAAACATTGAGGAGGACTTCAGGAATGGGCTAAAGCTCATGCTGCTACTGGAGGTtatttcag GGGAAAGGTTACCCAAGCCAGACAGAGGGAAGATGCGGTTTCATAAGATTGCTAATGTTAACAAAGCACTGGACTTCATCTCAAGCAAAGGGGTCAAACTGGTTTCCATTGGAGCTGAAG AGATTGTGGATGGAAATGTGAAGATGACACTTGGTATGATCTGGACTATCATTCTCCGCTTCGCCATTCAGGACATATCTGTGGAAG AAACATCTGCTAAGGAGGGTCTACTCTTGTGGTGTCAGAGGAAGACTGCCCCCTACAGGAATGTCAATGTCCAAAACTTCCATGTCAG CTGGAAGGATGGCCTGGCCTTCTGCGCCCTGATTCATAGACACAGACCCGACCTCATCGACTACTCTAAGCTCAACAAG GATGATCCTCTGGGGAACCTGAACCTGGCTTTTGACATAGCAGAGAAACACCTGGACATTCCCAAAATGCTGGATGCAGAAG ATATCATCAACACCCCCAAGCCTGATGAGAGAGCAATCATGACCTATGTATCCTGCTTTTACCACGCTTTTGCTGGAGCCGAGCAG GCAGAGACAGCTGCTAACAGGATCTGTAAAGTGCTGGGTGTAAACCAAGAGAATGAGAAACTGATGGAGGAGTATGAAAGACTGGCTAGTGAG CTGTTGGAGTGGATCCGCCGCACCACTCCCTGGCTGGAGAACCGAACCCCAGAGAAGACCATGGCTGAGATGCAGAGGAAGCTGGAGGACTTCAGAGATTACAGGCGTAAGCACAAGCCCCCTAAGGTGCAAGAGAAGTGCCAGCTGGAAATTAACTTCAACACCCTGCAGACCAAGTTGCGTATCAGCAATCGGCCTGCCTTCATGCCCTCTGAGGGGAAGATGGTGTCT GATATAGCCAGTGCATGGCAGGGTCTGGAGCAGGCAGAGAAGGGTTATGAGGAGTGGCTCCTGACAGAGATCCGCAGGTTGGAGAGGCTGGATCACCTGGCTGAAAAGTTTCGCCAAAAAGCCACAAACCATGAGAACTGGGCCAGCG GTAAAGAGCTGACCCTTTCCCAGAAGGACTATGAAACAACCACGCTGACAGAAGTCAGAGCCTTGCTTCGAAAACATGAGGCATTTGAAAGCGACTTGGCAGCCCACCAGGACAGAGTGGAGCAGATTGCTGCCATTGCACAGGAACTAAA TGAGCTTGACTATCATGATGTGGCTGCTGTGAATCAACGCTGCCAGAGCATCTGTGACTTGTGGGACAGGTTGGGAACCCTGACTCAGAAGAGGAGAGAGGCACTTGAG CGAACAGAGAAGCTGCTGGAGACAATTGATCAGTTATTCCTGGAGTTTGCCAAGAGGTCTGCCCCGTTCAACAACTGGATGGAAGGAGCTATGGAAGATCTGCAGGATATGTTCATAGTGCATACTATAGAGGAAGTACAG AGTCTAATTGCAGCCCATGAGCAGTTCAAAGCGACTCTACCTGAGGCAGATGCAGAGAGACAGGCCATCTTGGGAATCCACAATGAAGTGCAGAAAATTTCCCAGAGCTACGGGATCAAGGCCAACATCATCAACCCTTACAGCACTATCACAACCGAAGAGCTTCTCAACAAGTGGGATAAG GTGAAGAAGTTGGTTCCTCAGAGAGACGGCGCCCTCCAGGAGGAGATGGCACGCCAGCATGCCCATGAAAGGTTGAGACGTCAGTTTGCTGCCCAGGCTAATCTCATTGGACCCTGGATACAGGCCAGGATGGAG GAGATCGGGCGCTGCTCCCTGGAGATAGGAGGAACCCTCGAGGACCAGATGACCCAATTGAAGCAATGTGAGCACGTCATAGTCGCATACAAGCCAAACATTGACAAACTGGAGGGAGACCACCAGCTAATCCAAGAGTCGCTAGTGTTTGATAACAAACACACCAACTACACTATGGAG CACATCCGTGTTGGGTGGGAGCTGCTCCTCACAACGATTGCTCGTACCATCAATGAGATTGAGACCCAAATCCTGACTCGTGATGCAAAAGGCATCAGCCAGCAGCAGATGAATGAGTTTAGATCATCTTTCAACCACTTTGACCGG AAGAAAAATGGAGCGATGGAAACCGATGACTTCCGAGCCTGTCTGATCTCTATGGGTTATGATTTG GGAGAGGTGGAGTTTGCCCGCATAATGATGCTGGTGGACCCTAGTGCTACAGGAATCGTTTCCTTCCAATCTTTCATCGACTTTATGACCAGAGAAACTGCAGATACAGACACTGCCGAGCAGGTTGTGGCATCCTTCCGGATCCTGGCAGCTGACAAG CCCTACATACTTGTGGAAGAACTGAGGAGAGAGCTTCCTCCTGAACAGGCAGAGTACTGCATCTCACGGATGCCAGGTTACAAGGGCCACGAAGCACCACCAGGGGCGCTAGACTACACCGCCTTCTCCACTGCCCTCTATGGAGAGAGTGACCTTTAA
- the actn2b gene encoding alpha-actinin-2b isoform X2: MLTKHWTSSQAKGSNWFPLELKIVDGNVKMTLGMIWTIILRFAIQDISVEETSAKEGLLLWCQRKTAPYRNVNVQNFHVSWKDGLAFCALIHRHRPDLIDYSKLNKDDPLGNLNLAFDIAEKHLDIPKMLDAEDIINTPKPDERAIMTYVSCFYHAFAGAEQAETAANRICKVLGVNQENEKLMEEYERLASELLEWIRRTTPWLENRTPEKTMAEMQRKLEDFRDYRRKHKPPKVQEKCQLEINFNTLQTKLRISNRPAFMPSEGKMVSDIASAWQGLEQAEKGYEEWLLTEIRRLERLDHLAEKFRQKATNHENWASGKELTLSQKDYETTTLTEVRALLRKHEAFESDLAAHQDRVEQIAAIAQELNELDYHDVAAVNQRCQSICDLWDRLGTLTQKRREALERTEKLLETIDQLFLEFAKRSAPFNNWMEGAMEDLQDMFIVHTIEEVQSLIAAHEQFKATLPEADAERQAILGIHNEVQKISQSYGIKANIINPYSTITTEELLNKWDKVKKLVPQRDGALQEEMARQHAHERLRRQFAAQANLIGPWIQARMEEIGRCSLEIGGTLEDQMTQLKQCEHVIVAYKPNIDKLEGDHQLIQESLVFDNKHTNYTMEHIRVGWELLLTTIARTINEIETQILTRDAKGISQQQMNEFRSSFNHFDRKKNGAMETDDFRACLISMGYDLGEVEFARIMMLVDPSATGIVSFQSFIDFMTRETADTDTAEQVVASFRILAADKPYILVEELRRELPPEQAEYCISRMPGYKGHEAPPGALDYTAFSTALYGESDL; this comes from the exons ATGTTAACAAAGCACTGGACTTCATCTCAAGCAAAGGGGTCAAACTGGTTTCCATTGGAGCTGAAG ATTGTGGATGGAAATGTGAAGATGACACTTGGTATGATCTGGACTATCATTCTCCGCTTCGCCATTCAGGACATATCTGTGGAAG AAACATCTGCTAAGGAGGGTCTACTCTTGTGGTGTCAGAGGAAGACTGCCCCCTACAGGAATGTCAATGTCCAAAACTTCCATGTCAG CTGGAAGGATGGCCTGGCCTTCTGCGCCCTGATTCATAGACACAGACCCGACCTCATCGACTACTCTAAGCTCAACAAG GATGATCCTCTGGGGAACCTGAACCTGGCTTTTGACATAGCAGAGAAACACCTGGACATTCCCAAAATGCTGGATGCAGAAG ATATCATCAACACCCCCAAGCCTGATGAGAGAGCAATCATGACCTATGTATCCTGCTTTTACCACGCTTTTGCTGGAGCCGAGCAG GCAGAGACAGCTGCTAACAGGATCTGTAAAGTGCTGGGTGTAAACCAAGAGAATGAGAAACTGATGGAGGAGTATGAAAGACTGGCTAGTGAG CTGTTGGAGTGGATCCGCCGCACCACTCCCTGGCTGGAGAACCGAACCCCAGAGAAGACCATGGCTGAGATGCAGAGGAAGCTGGAGGACTTCAGAGATTACAGGCGTAAGCACAAGCCCCCTAAGGTGCAAGAGAAGTGCCAGCTGGAAATTAACTTCAACACCCTGCAGACCAAGTTGCGTATCAGCAATCGGCCTGCCTTCATGCCCTCTGAGGGGAAGATGGTGTCT GATATAGCCAGTGCATGGCAGGGTCTGGAGCAGGCAGAGAAGGGTTATGAGGAGTGGCTCCTGACAGAGATCCGCAGGTTGGAGAGGCTGGATCACCTGGCTGAAAAGTTTCGCCAAAAAGCCACAAACCATGAGAACTGGGCCAGCG GTAAAGAGCTGACCCTTTCCCAGAAGGACTATGAAACAACCACGCTGACAGAAGTCAGAGCCTTGCTTCGAAAACATGAGGCATTTGAAAGCGACTTGGCAGCCCACCAGGACAGAGTGGAGCAGATTGCTGCCATTGCACAGGAACTAAA TGAGCTTGACTATCATGATGTGGCTGCTGTGAATCAACGCTGCCAGAGCATCTGTGACTTGTGGGACAGGTTGGGAACCCTGACTCAGAAGAGGAGAGAGGCACTTGAG CGAACAGAGAAGCTGCTGGAGACAATTGATCAGTTATTCCTGGAGTTTGCCAAGAGGTCTGCCCCGTTCAACAACTGGATGGAAGGAGCTATGGAAGATCTGCAGGATATGTTCATAGTGCATACTATAGAGGAAGTACAG AGTCTAATTGCAGCCCATGAGCAGTTCAAAGCGACTCTACCTGAGGCAGATGCAGAGAGACAGGCCATCTTGGGAATCCACAATGAAGTGCAGAAAATTTCCCAGAGCTACGGGATCAAGGCCAACATCATCAACCCTTACAGCACTATCACAACCGAAGAGCTTCTCAACAAGTGGGATAAG GTGAAGAAGTTGGTTCCTCAGAGAGACGGCGCCCTCCAGGAGGAGATGGCACGCCAGCATGCCCATGAAAGGTTGAGACGTCAGTTTGCTGCCCAGGCTAATCTCATTGGACCCTGGATACAGGCCAGGATGGAG GAGATCGGGCGCTGCTCCCTGGAGATAGGAGGAACCCTCGAGGACCAGATGACCCAATTGAAGCAATGTGAGCACGTCATAGTCGCATACAAGCCAAACATTGACAAACTGGAGGGAGACCACCAGCTAATCCAAGAGTCGCTAGTGTTTGATAACAAACACACCAACTACACTATGGAG CACATCCGTGTTGGGTGGGAGCTGCTCCTCACAACGATTGCTCGTACCATCAATGAGATTGAGACCCAAATCCTGACTCGTGATGCAAAAGGCATCAGCCAGCAGCAGATGAATGAGTTTAGATCATCTTTCAACCACTTTGACCGG AAGAAAAATGGAGCGATGGAAACCGATGACTTCCGAGCCTGTCTGATCTCTATGGGTTATGATTTG GGAGAGGTGGAGTTTGCCCGCATAATGATGCTGGTGGACCCTAGTGCTACAGGAATCGTTTCCTTCCAATCTTTCATCGACTTTATGACCAGAGAAACTGCAGATACAGACACTGCCGAGCAGGTTGTGGCATCCTTCCGGATCCTGGCAGCTGACAAG CCCTACATACTTGTGGAAGAACTGAGGAGAGAGCTTCCTCCTGAACAGGCAGAGTACTGCATCTCACGGATGCCAGGTTACAAGGGCCACGAAGCACCACCAGGGGCGCTAGACTACACCGCCTTCTCCACTGCCCTCTATGGAGAGAGTGACCTTTAA